In a single window of the Acinetobacter sp. CS-2 genome:
- a CDS encoding class I SAM-dependent methyltransferase: MKDLFSDDSLRYKQARPAYSAEIVQEILKHVPERTFAWDCGAGSGQFTQLLAPYFEHVVATDISAAQLQQAPYFENVSYQLQVAEQTTIPEHSVDLVTVAQAIHWFDFDAFYKEVKRVLKPQGVLAVIGYGLIQVQDAAINALVQQLYAETLKEYWDRERRYIDELYQTIPFLFYEQAVPELRLEYRWTPQQLISYLNTWSALKHYHDHNTDDPLQPISEVLQAGPEYLDVTFPVLLRVGMREK, encoded by the coding sequence ATGAAAGATCTGTTTTCTGATGACAGCTTGCGCTATAAACAGGCCCGTCCGGCTTATTCTGCAGAAATTGTCCAGGAAATTTTAAAGCATGTACCTGAACGAACTTTTGCCTGGGATTGTGGTGCCGGTTCGGGGCAGTTTACCCAGCTTCTGGCACCGTATTTCGAGCATGTGGTGGCGACTGATATTAGCGCAGCGCAATTACAGCAGGCCCCTTATTTTGAAAATGTCAGCTATCAGCTACAGGTGGCAGAGCAGACCACGATTCCGGAGCACTCCGTCGATTTGGTGACGGTGGCACAAGCGATTCACTGGTTTGATTTCGATGCATTCTATAAAGAAGTCAAACGGGTGCTTAAACCTCAAGGGGTGCTGGCGGTTATTGGCTATGGTCTCATTCAGGTTCAGGATGCGGCAATCAATGCCTTGGTTCAGCAGCTGTATGCTGAAACCTTAAAAGAGTATTGGGATCGTGAACGCCGTTATATTGATGAGCTGTATCAAACCATTCCGTTTCTTTTTTATGAGCAGGCAGTTCCAGAGCTGCGCCTGGAATATCGATGGACTCCGCAGCAGCTGATCAGTTATTTAAACACCTGGTCGGCGCTCAAGCATTATCACGACCACAACACGGATGACCCGCTGCAGCCGATTTCAGAGGTTTTGCAAGCAGGACCAGAATACTTAGATGTAACATTTCCTGTACTTTTGCGCGTCGGAATGCGAGAAAAATAA
- a CDS encoding transposase → MIRRIKNASTATCTLPIYMGFLMTEPNSISCTQLAETYNISHDSVNRFLEREDYTPHDLYQEAIQHIDNNKLIVSIDDTVLDKPYSQHMDLVSYFWSGKHHRSVKGINLITLYATDQNGQNIPINFRIYDKSESKTKNDYFMDMLSEVLSWGAKIQFITGDSWYSSTGNLKTIRKYGIRFMFGIDCNRKVSPEKGQWFQLRLLPNFHQGQVVWLKDFGFVQLFKTQLKEQQRFYIVHQDEDDLLSFESFHELHSSHWKIEQYHRVIKQVCHIEKFQVRRSKLILNHIFSALMAYVEIQKNQFERIFENVYRWQKKLFRPMIKNFIDDFILDKNHLLPQRIYK, encoded by the coding sequence GTGATCAGACGAATTAAAAATGCTTCTACAGCAACTTGTACTCTACCCATTTATATGGGCTTTCTCATGACAGAACCGAACTCTATTAGCTGCACACAACTTGCCGAGACTTATAACATCTCGCATGATAGTGTAAATCGCTTTCTAGAGCGTGAAGACTACACACCTCACGACCTATATCAAGAAGCAATTCAACATATTGATAATAATAAACTTATAGTCAGTATTGATGATACTGTTTTAGATAAACCGTATAGTCAGCATATGGACTTAGTTAGCTATTTTTGGTCAGGCAAACACCACCGATCCGTCAAGGGTATTAATCTCATTACCTTGTATGCGACAGATCAAAATGGTCAAAATATTCCAATTAATTTCCGAATTTATGACAAATCTGAAAGTAAAACCAAGAATGATTACTTTATGGATATGTTAAGTGAAGTACTCAGTTGGGGTGCAAAGATTCAATTTATTACAGGTGATAGTTGGTATTCATCGACTGGAAATCTAAAAACCATAAGAAAATATGGTATTCGATTTATGTTTGGTATCGACTGTAACCGTAAGGTTTCCCCAGAAAAAGGACAATGGTTTCAACTGCGTTTATTGCCAAATTTCCATCAGGGTCAAGTGGTCTGGCTCAAAGATTTTGGCTTTGTACAATTATTTAAGACTCAGTTAAAAGAACAGCAGAGGTTTTATATTGTGCATCAAGATGAAGATGATTTATTGTCCTTTGAGAGTTTTCATGAATTACATTCAAGTCATTGGAAAATAGAACAATATCACCGGGTGATTAAACAGGTTTGTCATATTGAAAAGTTTCAAGTAAGACGATCTAAACTGATTTTGAATCATATTTTTTCAGCCTTGATGGCCTACGTCGAGATACAAAAGAACCAGTTTGAGCGGATCTTTGAAAATGTATATCGTTGGCAGAAGAAATTATTTAGACCAATGATCAAAAACTTCATTGATGACTTTATTCTCGATAAAAATCATCTGCTACCACAGAGAATCTATAAATAA
- a CDS encoding GNAT family N-acetyltransferase, producing MPITVHAYTSLENDEVRSQLERLYDTSPEFGDGQDAIEQLEQNLAQYTLVYTAEFNTKLIGAIWCTGQGESRTLENIVVHPANRGRGVAERLVSEVCRMEEEKGVKRFEPGCGAIHRCLAHLEKI from the coding sequence ATGCCTATTACCGTACATGCTTATACTTCACTAGAAAATGACGAAGTGCGCAGCCAGCTTGAGCGACTGTATGACACCAGCCCGGAATTTGGGGATGGGCAGGATGCCATTGAACAACTAGAGCAAAACTTGGCTCAGTATACCTTAGTTTACACAGCAGAATTTAATACTAAACTGATTGGGGCAATTTGGTGTACCGGGCAGGGGGAAAGCCGGACGCTGGAAAATATTGTGGTCCATCCAGCTAACCGTGGACGTGGAGTCGCAGAACGACTGGTCAGTGAAGTGTGCCGAATGGAAGAAGAAAAAGGCGTGAAGAGGTTTGAACCGGGCTGTGGAGCCATTCATCGCTGTCTGGCACATCTGGAAAAAATTTAA
- the hisB gene encoding imidazoleglycerol-phosphate dehydratase HisB, with amino-acid sequence MTQRISEVVRNTNETKIRVRVNLDGTGQGTLNTGVPFLDHMIDQIKRHGLFDIDIHCDGDLEIDDHHTVEDCGITLGQAFAQALGDKKGLRRYGHFYAPLDESLSRVVVDLSGRPGLWMDIPFTRARIGSFDVDLFSEFFQGFVNHALMTLHIDNLKGKNSHHQIESVFKAFARALRMACEVDPRAENTVASTKGTL; translated from the coding sequence ATGACGCAACGTATCAGTGAAGTGGTAAGAAACACTAACGAAACCAAAATCCGAGTTCGTGTGAATCTTGATGGTACAGGTCAAGGCACTCTCAATACAGGTGTTCCATTTTTAGATCATATGATTGATCAAATCAAGCGACACGGCTTATTTGACATTGATATTCATTGTGATGGTGACCTGGAAATTGATGACCATCACACCGTAGAAGACTGTGGTATCACTCTAGGTCAGGCATTTGCCCAAGCCCTGGGTGATAAAAAAGGCCTACGTCGTTATGGTCACTTCTATGCCCCACTGGATGAATCTTTAAGCCGTGTTGTGGTTGATTTATCTGGTCGTCCGGGCTTGTGGATGGATATTCCATTCACTCGCGCACGTATTGGCAGCTTTGATGTTGATCTATTCTCTGAATTTTTTCAAGGTTTTGTGAATCACGCCTTAATGACCCTGCACATTGATAACCTGAAAGGCAAAAACAGCCATCACCAGATCGAAAGCGTATTTAAAGCATTTGCCCGCGCACTCCGTATGGCCTGTGAAGTCGATCCACGTGCAGAAAATACTGTTGCTTCAACCAAAGGTACTTTGTAA
- the hisH gene encoding imidazole glycerol phosphate synthase subunit HisH, giving the protein MTRIALLDYGMGNLHSAAKALEHVGATVDVTNDPKLIAQADKIVFPGVGAMRDCMQGMHEAGIDEVVRHAVFNKPVLAICVGMQALMQHSEENGGSDALGIFAGEVKRFPDMAGLKVPHMGWNQVHQADPSHPMWKDIEQDARFYFVHSFYVEPEDKSIVAATCDYGLEFCTALHKENLFATQFHPEKSHTAGLQLLKNFVEWDI; this is encoded by the coding sequence ATGACCCGTATTGCCCTTCTTGACTATGGTATGGGAAATTTACACTCCGCAGCCAAAGCCCTGGAACATGTCGGCGCAACTGTAGATGTTACCAATGATCCCAAACTGATTGCCCAAGCCGATAAAATCGTCTTTCCGGGTGTCGGTGCCATGCGTGACTGTATGCAAGGCATGCATGAAGCAGGTATTGATGAAGTGGTACGCCATGCCGTATTCAATAAGCCTGTGCTGGCGATCTGTGTCGGCATGCAAGCCTTAATGCAACACTCGGAAGAAAATGGCGGTTCAGATGCGCTAGGTATTTTTGCCGGTGAAGTAAAGCGTTTCCCGGATATGGCCGGTTTAAAAGTGCCACACATGGGCTGGAACCAGGTGCATCAGGCAGACCCAAGCCATCCAATGTGGAAAGACATTGAACAGGATGCGCGTTTCTATTTCGTGCATAGTTTCTATGTTGAACCTGAAGACAAGAGCATTGTGGCAGCCACCTGTGACTATGGTTTAGAGTTCTGTACGGCGCTGCATAAAGAAAACCTGTTCGCTACCCAGTTCCATCCGGAAAAGAGTCATACTGCCGGTTTGCAGTTACTGAAAAACTTTGTGGAATGGGATATCTAA
- a CDS encoding 3'-5' exonuclease encodes MEEPLLQTLPSKEQIQAFPPFKNLPMQQIQVINNLEQCHALEAELTHCAVLGFDSESKPTFRVGEVSTGPHLIQLATLDKAYLFQMNDEIWEFLKPIFASRDQIKVGFGLKNDAHLFRKKGIELNSVIELSKCFSAFGFTNPMGLKNAMALLFQVNFPKSKKTSTSNWARKTLTPQQIDYAAADAYAPVLVFEELLRLGLLPKHIPNTTLKLRIRPNKIKAATHA; translated from the coding sequence ATGGAAGAGCCGCTACTTCAAACCCTGCCCAGCAAAGAACAGATTCAGGCCTTCCCTCCATTTAAAAACCTTCCGATGCAACAGATTCAGGTGATTAACAACCTGGAACAATGTCATGCTTTGGAAGCAGAATTAACACACTGCGCAGTACTTGGTTTCGATTCTGAATCCAAGCCCACATTTAGAGTCGGTGAAGTTTCCACGGGGCCACATCTGATTCAATTGGCGACCTTAGACAAAGCCTATCTGTTCCAAATGAATGATGAGATTTGGGAATTTTTAAAGCCGATTTTTGCCAGCCGTGACCAGATTAAAGTTGGCTTTGGCTTAAAAAATGATGCCCATCTATTCCGTAAAAAAGGTATTGAACTAAACAGTGTGATTGAACTGTCGAAATGCTTTTCTGCTTTTGGCTTTACCAATCCAATGGGACTGAAAAATGCCATGGCACTTCTATTTCAGGTGAACTTTCCCAAAAGTAAAAAAACCAGCACCTCGAACTGGGCACGTAAAACGCTGACTCCTCAGCAGATTGACTATGCGGCTGCCGATGCCTATGCCCCGGTTTTAGTGTTTGAAGAATTACTGCGCTTAGGCTTGCTGCCCAAACATATTCCCAATACCACATTAAAGTTACGCATTCGCCCCAACAAAATAAAAGCTGCAACTCATGCTTAG
- the hisA gene encoding 1-(5-phosphoribosyl)-5-[(5-phosphoribosylamino)methylideneamino]imidazole-4-carboxamide isomerase, whose amino-acid sequence MLIIPAIDLKDGKCVRLKQGRMEDDTVFSDDPVATAQHWVNEGARRLHLVDLNGAFAGTPIHKPVVEAIAKAQPELPIQIGGGIRSLETIEHYLDAGVSFVIIGTKAVQNPEFVEEACKKFAGHIIVGIDAMNGMVATDGWANVTDVKATDLAKRFADAGVSSIVYTDIARDGMMQGVNIEQTVNLATYSGLPVIASGGVTNLDDVRNLKGQPGILGAITGRAIYEGTLNLREAQLLLDEQSL is encoded by the coding sequence ATGCTGATCATCCCTGCAATTGACCTGAAAGATGGCAAATGTGTCCGTTTAAAACAAGGCCGTATGGAAGACGATACCGTATTCTCTGACGATCCGGTTGCAACTGCACAGCATTGGGTCAATGAAGGCGCACGTCGCTTGCATTTGGTGGATTTAAACGGCGCTTTCGCAGGTACACCGATTCATAAACCTGTGGTTGAAGCCATTGCCAAAGCACAACCAGAGCTGCCAATTCAAATTGGTGGTGGTATCCGTTCACTGGAAACCATTGAACATTATCTGGATGCCGGTGTGTCTTTTGTGATTATCGGGACCAAAGCAGTTCAAAATCCTGAGTTTGTGGAAGAAGCATGCAAGAAATTTGCCGGCCACATCATTGTCGGTATCGATGCCATGAATGGCATGGTGGCAACCGATGGCTGGGCCAATGTCACAGATGTAAAAGCGACTGACCTTGCAAAACGTTTTGCTGATGCTGGCGTATCAAGCATTGTCTATACCGACATTGCACGTGACGGTATGATGCAGGGTGTAAACATCGAGCAAACTGTTAACTTGGCGACTTATTCAGGTCTTCCTGTGATTGCCTCTGGTGGTGTGACCAATCTGGATGATGTCCGTAACTTGAAAGGCCAGCCGGGCATTTTAGGTGCCATTACCGGTCGCGCCATTTACGAAGGCACACTGAACCTTCGTGAAGCGCAATTACTGTTAGATGAACAATCACTTTAA
- a CDS encoding DMT family transporter yields MSYFPSCLKAKAPQLALILITLVWGGSFITVQYGLNFASPMFFVGCRFAAAMLFVSLFSWKDLTAIQLKEIAAGAVIGLVIALGYGTQTIGLQSISSSESAFLTALYVPLVPILLWLLFRKTPQFMTWCGTVLAFLGLVFLTGNGFGAIQLSFGQIITLLGSVAIAMEIILIGFFAGKVNVRRVTVIQLGFASIFAFCMMPLAGESWNPVFSWPLVIILTGLGFASAAIQLVMNWAQRAVDPAQAAIIYSGEPVWAALIGRIAGERLPLLAILGGVLVVLGVIVSEWKPKFLKKNKEVNP; encoded by the coding sequence ATGTCCTATTTTCCCTCTTGCCTGAAAGCCAAAGCACCGCAACTTGCCTTAATTTTAATTACCCTGGTTTGGGGTGGCTCGTTTATCACCGTGCAATATGGCTTAAACTTTGCCAGCCCGATGTTTTTCGTCGGTTGCCGTTTTGCTGCTGCCATGTTGTTTGTCAGCCTGTTTTCCTGGAAGGATTTAACCGCAATCCAACTGAAAGAAATTGCCGCAGGAGCTGTCATTGGTCTGGTGATTGCGCTGGGTTATGGCACGCAAACCATTGGACTACAAAGCATCAGCAGCAGTGAATCGGCTTTTTTAACCGCGCTGTATGTACCTCTGGTGCCGATTCTTTTATGGCTATTGTTCCGTAAAACCCCGCAATTCATGACCTGGTGTGGCACAGTGCTGGCCTTTTTAGGTCTGGTCTTTTTAACCGGAAATGGGTTTGGTGCAATCCAGCTGAGCTTTGGTCAGATCATTACCCTCTTGGGTTCAGTCGCTATTGCGATGGAAATTATTCTGATCGGATTTTTTGCCGGTAAAGTCAATGTCCGCCGTGTCACCGTGATTCAACTCGGCTTTGCCTCGATTTTTGCTTTTTGCATGATGCCTTTGGCTGGTGAAAGCTGGAATCCAGTTTTTTCCTGGCCTCTGGTGATCATTTTAACTGGCTTAGGTTTTGCTAGTGCCGCCATTCAACTGGTGATGAACTGGGCACAACGTGCAGTCGACCCTGCGCAAGCTGCCATCATCTATTCCGGTGAGCCAGTTTGGGCAGCTTTAATTGGTCGTATTGCGGGGGAGCGTTTGCCCTTACTGGCCATCCTTGGTGGGGTGTTGGTGGTTTTAGGGGTCATTGTCAGTGAATGGAAACCGAAGTTTTTGAAGAAAAATAAAGAAGTGAATCCTTAA
- a CDS encoding NAD(P)/FAD-dependent oxidoreductase yields MNIQKPVFLNDVEFKASINQQSGKEWNWINPKHGAFGHPANYYESSLEQWHQFDALSADIECDVVVIGGGLLGASTALHLSEQGVETVLVEKNRIGSAASGRNGGQLTPGLARWEAAEMIEHFSYADAKKLWHFTSTEAMSLIDSIADQYNLDLQRKRGHITAAVHEGHLVGLTQGADARKFLGEAHTQVVGKHELKEHIASDNYCGGLLDALGGHIHPLALNRGLIYGFCKNGGKVYEQTEVTVVEEREDGIYVTTTSGVIKARKSVVMGVHHASFKLLQKNNQTTIPFYTYVCTTAPLEFDLKELLPTDAPVYDTQFQIDYYRGVSQNRLLFGGEGTGSCWNPEKTHQYLLGRIQHVFPQLKSVELDFVWSGTTDLTMNGAADSRKFGNKFPIYAVQGWSGHGVAQTVRIGKAIADDFCGKADDFNMLTRIHHQDILFGRALAPVVIPVAKSAYGLGALINPGKMVSF; encoded by the coding sequence ATGAATATACAAAAGCCAGTATTTTTAAATGACGTAGAATTTAAAGCCAGCATAAACCAGCAAAGTGGCAAGGAATGGAACTGGATTAATCCAAAGCATGGTGCATTTGGGCATCCTGCGAATTACTATGAAAGTTCACTGGAACAATGGCACCAGTTTGATGCCTTGAGTGCCGATATTGAATGTGATGTGGTGGTGATTGGTGGCGGCTTGCTGGGTGCTTCGACGGCCTTACATCTGTCTGAGCAGGGGGTGGAGACGGTTCTGGTCGAGAAAAACCGGATTGGCAGTGCGGCTTCTGGAAGAAATGGCGGGCAATTGACCCCAGGCTTGGCACGTTGGGAAGCGGCAGAAATGATTGAACATTTCAGTTATGCAGATGCCAAAAAACTCTGGCACTTTACCTCAACCGAAGCGATGTCCTTAATTGATTCGATTGCAGACCAATACAATCTGGACTTGCAGCGTAAACGTGGCCATATCACCGCTGCCGTACATGAAGGGCATCTGGTTGGTTTAACTCAAGGTGCCGATGCACGCAAGTTTTTGGGTGAGGCCCATACTCAAGTAGTGGGCAAGCATGAGCTGAAAGAACACATTGCCTCTGACAATTATTGTGGTGGTTTGCTGGATGCTCTGGGTGGACATATTCATCCCCTGGCTTTAAACCGCGGTCTCATTTATGGTTTCTGTAAAAATGGCGGCAAAGTCTATGAGCAAACTGAAGTCACTGTAGTAGAAGAACGGGAAGATGGTATTTATGTGACCACCACCAGTGGCGTGATCAAAGCCCGTAAAAGTGTGGTGATGGGGGTGCATCATGCCTCCTTTAAGTTGCTGCAAAAGAATAATCAGACCACGATTCCGTTCTATACCTATGTCTGTACCACAGCTCCATTAGAATTTGATTTAAAAGAATTATTACCAACAGATGCACCTGTCTATGATACGCAATTCCAGATCGACTATTATCGTGGTGTATCGCAAAACCGCTTGCTGTTTGGTGGGGAGGGGACAGGTTCATGCTGGAATCCTGAAAAAACCCATCAGTATTTATTGGGCCGGATTCAACATGTATTTCCGCAGTTAAAAAGTGTCGAGCTGGATTTTGTCTGGAGTGGAACCACTGACCTGACCATGAATGGCGCGGCAGATAGCCGTAAGTTTGGTAACAAATTCCCCATCTATGCCGTACAGGGCTGGAGCGGTCATGGCGTGGCGCAAACGGTACGTATCGGTAAGGCGATTGCTGATGATTTCTGTGGCAAAGCGGATGACTTTAATATGCTGACCCGTATTCATCATCAGGATATTCTGTTTGGTCGTGCACTGGCACCCGTGGTCATTCCGGTAGCAAAAAGCGCCTATGGATTGGGTGCGTTGATTAATCCGGGGAAGATGGTGTCGTTTTAA
- a CDS encoding APC family permease, with product MEKTQVSFKKMSLWQVVILGVAYMTPMVVFDTFGIVSGITDGRVPLAYIFALVAMLLTAFSYARFSRQTEKPGSAYTYTAESCGAKAGFFVGWCSLLDYILLPLVNALLAGIYLEAVIPSVPYWMWVTLFAGLVTLINCFRINFLANLSLVFVIAPLLLMVLFIYLVIRGVGEGQGYEHVLTLAPLFNGDSSILPLIAGASILCFSFLGFDAVTTMSHETQDPKRTIPRAVMLTTLSGGIIFLTASWFIQLYFPSNVRFNNPDEALPEIVLYVGGALFQSVFLCAQIMNTFASGLATHASASRLIHIMGKDGIFHKETFGQVHSKLGTPLYAVLLVGLISLTAIALDLATVVSMISFGALIAFTAVNFSVFVKFYVREQQRHGMKNIFLNLILPFISVGVIMCLWFNLERSALLFGCGWLSVGIVIFLYKKLKKQNIVIGNAY from the coding sequence ATGGAGAAAACACAAGTCTCTTTCAAAAAAATGTCGTTATGGCAAGTCGTCATCCTTGGTGTGGCCTATATGACCCCAATGGTGGTGTTTGATACTTTTGGTATTGTGTCCGGAATCACCGATGGCCGGGTACCCTTGGCTTATATTTTTGCTTTGGTGGCGATGCTGCTGACTGCATTTAGCTATGCACGCTTTAGCCGGCAAACTGAAAAACCCGGTTCTGCCTATACCTACACCGCAGAATCTTGTGGAGCCAAAGCTGGCTTCTTTGTGGGCTGGTGTTCCTTGCTCGACTACATCTTGCTGCCTTTAGTGAATGCCTTGTTGGCCGGGATTTATCTGGAAGCGGTTATTCCCAGCGTACCTTACTGGATGTGGGTCACGCTGTTTGCAGGCCTGGTCACACTCATTAACTGTTTCCGCATTAATTTCCTTGCCAATCTCAGTCTAGTCTTTGTGATCGCACCTTTATTACTGATGGTGCTATTCATCTATCTGGTGATTCGCGGTGTAGGTGAGGGACAAGGTTATGAGCATGTGTTGACTCTTGCGCCGTTATTTAATGGTGACAGCTCCATCCTACCCTTGATTGCAGGGGCATCCATCCTGTGCTTTTCATTTCTGGGCTTTGATGCGGTGACCACCATGTCGCATGAAACTCAAGATCCGAAACGAACCATTCCACGTGCGGTGATGCTCACTACACTGTCAGGCGGTATCATTTTCCTGACGGCATCCTGGTTTATTCAACTCTATTTTCCAAGCAATGTCCGTTTTAACAACCCGGATGAAGCCTTGCCTGAAATTGTGCTGTATGTCGGTGGAGCATTGTTCCAGTCGGTATTTTTGTGTGCACAAATTATGAATACCTTTGCTTCAGGTCTGGCAACCCATGCCAGTGCATCCCGTCTGATTCATATTATGGGTAAAGATGGTATTTTTCATAAAGAAACTTTTGGGCAAGTTCACAGCAAATTAGGTACACCGCTTTATGCAGTACTGTTGGTTGGTTTGATTTCTCTGACGGCCATCGCCCTTGACCTGGCAACTGTGGTGAGCATGATTAGTTTCGGGGCCTTGATTGCCTTTACCGCAGTCAATTTTTCAGTTTTCGTCAAATTCTATGTCCGTGAGCAGCAACGCCACGGGATGAAAAATATCTTTTTAAACCTGATTTTACCGTTTATTTCGGTCGGCGTGATCATGTGTTTATGGTTCAACCTGGAGCGTTCCGCACTGTTGTTTGGTTGTGGCTGGCTGTCTGTCGGGATTGTGATCTTCCTGTACAAAAAACTGAAAAAGCAAAACATTGTGATTGGCAATGCCTACTAA
- a CDS encoding helix-turn-helix domain-containing protein — translation MPKYSLETRKAAIQMYKKTDYKVAVCKEFNISRVTLDAWIKLEEETGDLVPKPAKNRGAPSHIKDWDEFQVFVKNTKFKNISDLVILFEQRFGYAVSYAVLVRAIHVLGLRRRRGRFYS, via the coding sequence ATGCCAAAGTACAGTTTAGAAACTCGAAAAGCAGCCATTCAAATGTATAAAAAAACTGATTACAAAGTTGCAGTATGCAAAGAATTCAACATTTCTCGTGTGACACTGGATGCATGGATCAAGCTGGAAGAAGAAACCGGAGACTTAGTGCCAAAACCGGCAAAAAACCGCGGTGCACCGAGTCATATTAAAGACTGGGATGAATTTCAAGTATTTGTAAAAAATACAAAATTTAAGAATATTAGCGACCTTGTAATATTATTTGAGCAACGTTTTGGCTACGCAGTTTCGTATGCGGTTTTGGTGCGCGCAATTCATGTTTTAGGACTACGCCGCCGTCGCGGTCGATTTTATTCTTAA
- a CDS encoding DUF4870 family protein — protein MNYSIDQDPNRTLTLILYILYIIAIFTGGLLAVVALIINYIKRNDVRGSIFESHFSWQIRTFWWYLFWNLIAFIPFIFLFFTGENMDVFTGVALGASVFCLLVIGISWIWIVYRAIRGIICLNDNQPMYQ, from the coding sequence ATGAATTATTCTATCGATCAAGATCCCAACCGTACCCTGACTTTAATTCTTTATATCCTGTACATTATTGCCATTTTTACGGGAGGCTTATTGGCCGTTGTTGCCCTGATCATTAACTATATAAAGCGCAATGATGTACGGGGTTCCATTTTTGAAAGCCATTTTAGCTGGCAAATCCGGACCTTCTGGTGGTATCTGTTTTGGAACCTGATTGCCTTTATTCCTTTTATTTTCCTGTTTTTTACCGGTGAAAACATGGATGTATTTACTGGGGTTGCCTTAGGCGCAAGTGTATTTTGTTTGCTGGTGATTGGCATTTCCTGGATCTGGATTGTCTATCGTGCTATTCGCGGTATTATTTGTTTGAATGACAATCAGCCTATGTATCAATAA
- a CDS encoding DUF1294 domain-containing protein: protein MRDQGRLVEWFDEKGYGFIQPNDASKDRVFLHIKDFARQGPRPIVGCALEYTVLLDGDGRYRAQQVTYLKASQTKKNVSKPKLSKQPAQKLKPMQIACIGYILALAVFTIAGLLSGMVLLFISIINAITYWMYAQDKEAALQGNRRVPEQTLHLLSFLGGWPTAWLAQEKLRHKTQKQPFRKIYFCTIALNILLILWLISPFNVLKF, encoded by the coding sequence ATGCGTGATCAGGGGCGATTGGTCGAATGGTTTGATGAAAAAGGCTATGGTTTTATTCAGCCCAATGATGCCTCGAAAGATCGCGTGTTTCTACACATTAAGGATTTTGCCCGTCAAGGGCCCCGTCCGATTGTGGGTTGTGCGCTTGAATATACGGTCTTGCTGGATGGAGATGGACGTTATCGTGCCCAGCAGGTGACTTATCTTAAAGCGTCACAAACCAAAAAAAATGTGAGCAAGCCAAAGCTCTCCAAGCAACCGGCACAAAAATTAAAACCGATGCAAATTGCCTGTATCGGTTATATTTTGGCTCTGGCCGTGTTTACCATAGCGGGTTTATTAAGTGGCATGGTGCTGTTATTTATTAGCATCATTAATGCCATCACTTACTGGATGTACGCTCAAGATAAAGAAGCTGCCTTGCAAGGTAATCGCCGCGTACCCGAGCAAACCCTGCATCTGCTATCTTTTCTGGGCGGCTGGCCTACGGCATGGCTGGCTCAGGAAAAGCTGCGTCATAAAACACAAAAACAACCCTTTAGAAAGATTTATTTTTGTACTATAGCCTTAAACATACTTTTGATTTTATGGCTGATTTCTCCTTTTAATGTGCTGAAATTTTAA